One genomic segment of Entelurus aequoreus isolate RoL-2023_Sb linkage group LG25, RoL_Eaeq_v1.1, whole genome shotgun sequence includes these proteins:
- the LOC133642413 gene encoding uncharacterized protein LOC133642413 isoform X1 — MNLLDYPVPELDVTLQEVCRVLQLTLSPDLYAEFKTTLEKQRGLLLEAQQKLASNAAGQENWVTEQFKRYLLSCADPLPTSTALPVVLLPSETKGCTQLARAAALLWAAAKLYSEPTMLEGDLPLEKTQQSEVFAATRIPGSSRDEIKVYPDSIHAIITCVGGVFPVDILQRSTTGGPLSARSFSDIYNQLAKIAKQPNTRQKNDPLTICSLSALDRKSWAAIREELIKKEGAALASLEQMESAVLTLSLEDCNAPSELSDILNAVRLGGEDGPCLRYYDKVLNLVVFKDCTAGLLFEHCAVDGMVAGLVTGSVYQLSESADVNIVHTDADNVKGSVQPTSLTFSLQGVNTKPSPDLKSKYPVVTFDVSSYPDVFSTLKSQRGLYDAWINFSLQLSLMQTLGKPAVSHMLVTPTHMRHYKHGRCDPTYSATMQSRKLVSVLASSIRPDNTIQYTNSILNLFHVAFLEHKTLIKNTKTGHGVGPHLAALRRALPKDNPLKKFLDRFGCPSVYLTGTDWMEGVECGVGNVYAQDQLAVTYLGKRDKIRIVLNAKGSFSLELVKLQEKLKENLTLVMLLALRYAITCQMGALECLLQQNQTKKVNRAINHCPKSTCNNKTTADSASDMSPDYTLVIHGGAGEGMMMNAQVINVIEFALQTALLLGSEVLQNGGQSLDAVQRSVEALEDCFLFNAGKGSVFNREGKNEMEATIVDGNQMRSGAVACVQSVKNPIKAARCVMEKSSHSLIVGEGAEEFLLGLEKKPQPVTPDYFHTDIRHRELTAKLSVVNPSKNNHPQTVGAVALDSWRGLAAASSTGGLVGKLKGRVGDTAVVGAGIYADNTLAISCSGDGDVFLRHTVAQKIASLYHHKGYSLRQACREVMTENLKNVCAGVIAVDSKGDAVIETNAAVMFVASMIDGISRVEVLRPLNNVSDVIWETDELVAYLNPNPWTSGSTILTRKMLSGAHDIFHLAEPDFLVLLNGAKSVSNVLCKQLGVQRCALVFYPNPNQAAQIRLLPLHGLVPKWQPHLASQEEFHSYHPGYCSSKSGPRWDDEALAKVQAHIRKGLPTTNVPSNFEFFGDLSDENLFSRIVKGEEKQWRVWEDSQHVAFLTPYPNTPGITVVVPRKPLPSDIMKLEEKDYKALILATYRVAQLLAEGMRAQGVALIFEGFEIDYAHTKLIPLLPSPEGPTIVRPQAEFFPKYPGYVSSLDGPPADLDDLKTLYSKITQCRAPQSWKDPQSHSTFAITSQWYRNLFQIQNTLFHSTVEYFSHSCKYSYALTPFTTDTISSPMGLGSDSEPVSVHLLGQDIYLADSMQFVLEYFLRFQENLQGTYYISPSFRGEDPDSTHLNQFYHVECELLGDMDRAISIAERYLAHLTKSILKKHSEIILHTAGTLTHVTSMLSKLEGETPVPRVSLDQAIPMMPSADCLEWVQDGQPQFGRKLTRKGERVLIEKYCGVVWLTEMDHLAVPFYQAYVEGSGRCKAKAADLLLGLGETIGLGERHSTPALVQKALRHHAVPQQSYKWYTDMRQVKPLLTSGWGMGTERYLCWLLQHDDIRDIQIIPRLKGIKYMP, encoded by the exons ATGAATCTTCTTGACTACCCTGTTCCGGAGTTGGACGTGACCTTGCAGGAAGTGTGCCGCGTCCTCCAGCTCACTTTAAGTCCTGATCTTTACGCTGAGTTCAAAACCACACTGGAGAAGCAGAGGGGGCTTCTTTTAGAGGCTCAGCAGAAGCTAGCATCCAACGCTGCCGGCCAAGAGAATTGGGTGACCGAGCAGTTCAAGAGATACTTGCTGTCTTGTGCTGACCCCCTGCCAACCTCCACCGCCCTCCCGGTTGTTCTTCTTCCATCCGAAACGAAGGGATGCACCCAGTTAGCGAGAGCAGCTGCTCTGCTCTGGGCTGCGGCAAAGTTATACAGTGAGCCAACAATGCTGGAGGGTGACCTGCCATTGGAGAAAACCCAACAATCTGAGGTTTTTGCTGCAACCCGAATTCCTGGCAGCAGTCGAGATGAAATTAAG GTCTACCCTGACAGCATCCATGCCATCATTACATGTGTTGGAGGAGTGTTCCCAGTAGACATACTGCAGCGCTCCACCACTGGTGGGCCATTATCTGCTCGGTCCTTCTCTGACATCTACAACCAGCTGGCTAAAATAGCTAAGCAGCCCAACACAAGACAGAAGAATGACCCCTTAACCATTTGTAGCCTCTCTGCTTTGGACCGCAAATCCTGGGCTGCCATTAGGGAAGAGCTCATTAAGAAAGAAGGAGCTGCGTTAGCATCACTGGAGCAGATGGAGAGCGCCGTGCTGACGTTAAGTTTGGAGGACTGCAATGCACCTTCTGAACTGTCTGACATCCTTAATGCAGTGAGACTGGGAGGAGAAGACGGGCCCTGTTTGAGATACTACGACAAG GTGCTGAATCTGGTAGTGTTCAAAGACTGTACAGCAGGATTGCTTTTCGAGCACTGTGCTGTGGACGGGATGGTAGCTGGCCTCGTAACTGGCAGCGTGTACCAACTTTCTGAGTCAGCTGACGTAAACATAGTCCACACTGATGCAGATAATGTGAAAGGGTCTGTTCAGCCAACATCGCTTACATTTTCTTTGCAAGGGGTAAACACCAAGCCCAGCCCTGATTTAAAATCCAAATATCCAGTTGTCACTTTTGATGTGTCTTCATATCCGGATGTATTTTCAACTCTCAAAAGCCAAAGAGGCCTCTATGATGCTTGGATCAACTTCTCTTTACAACTTTCCCTGATGCAGACTCTTGGGAAACCCGCTGTCTCTCACATGCTTGTCACTCCTACCCATATGCGCCACTACAAACATGGCCGTTGTGATCCCACCTACTCAGCCACCATGCAGTCCCGGAAGTTAGTCAGTGTCTTGGCATCTAGCATTCGCCCCGACAACACCATCCAATATACAAATAGCATCCTAAATTTGTTCCATGTTGCCTTTTTGGAACACAAGACTCTCATCAAAAACACTAAAACTGGACATGGTGTCGGTCCCCACTTAGCTGCCCTTCGTCGAGCTTTACCAAAGGACAATCCGTTGAAAAAGTTTCTCGACCGCTTTGGTTGTCCGTCTGTGTACCTCACTGGAACCGATTGGATGGAGGGAGTAGAGTGTGGAGTTGGTAATGTTTATGCTCAGGATCAGCTAGCAGTAACTTACCTTGGGAAAAGGGATAAGATTCGTATTGTGCTTAATGCAAAAGGGAGCTTTTCTCTGGAACTGGTCAAGCTGCAGGAGAAGCTGAAGGAGAACTTGACGTTAGTGATGCTTTTAGCGCTCAGATATGCAATCACTTGTCAAATGGGAGCTCTGGAGTGTCTCCTTCAACAAAACCAGACAAAGAAAGTAAACAGAGCGATAAACCACTGTCCAAAGAGCACATGCAACAACAAAACAACGGCTGACTCGGCCTCAGACATGAGTCCAGACTATACGTTGGTGATACATGGAGGTGCTGGAGAGGGGATGATGATGAATGCCCAAGTGATAAATGTCATTGAGTTTGCTCTGCAAACAGCTTTACTCCTTGGATCCGAAGTGCTCCAAAACGGTGGCCAGAGCCTGGATGCAGTTCAGAGGTCAGTGGAAGCTCTAGAAGACTGCTTTCTCTTTAATGCTGGGAAAGGCTCTGTATTCAACAGAGAAGGCAAAAATGAAATGGAGGCAACCATTGTAGATGGCAATCAAATGAGGTCTGGAGCTGTTGCTTGTGTGCAAAGTGTAAAGAATCCAATAAAAGCGGCAAGATGTGTCATGGAAAAAAGCTCACATTCCCTTATTGTGGGAGAAGGTGCTGAGGAGTTCCTGCTAGGCTTGGAGAAGAAGCCTCAACCTGTCACACCTGACTATTTTCACACCGATATCCGCCACAGAGAACTAACTGCAAAGCTCAGTGTTGTAAACCCTTCAAAAAACAATCATCCTCAGACAGTTGGAGCTGTGGCATTAGATTCTTGGCGTGGATTGGCTGCTGCATCGTCAACGGGCGGGCTAGTGGGGAAGCTGAAGGGACGAGTTGGTGACACAGCAGTAGTTGGGGCAGGAATATATGCTGATAACACATTAGCTATTTCCTGTTCTGGAGATGGAGATGTGTTTCTGAGGCACACAGTTGCACAGAAAATCGCCAGCCTCTACCATCACAAAGGCTATAGCCTAAGACAGGCATGTAGAGAAGTAATGACAGAAAACCTAAAAAATGTCTGTGCAGGAGTCATTGCTGTGGACTCTAAAGGGGATGCTGTTATAGAGACAAATGCTGCTGTAATGTTTGTGGCCTCCATGATTGACGGAATATCCAGAGTTGAGGTACTTCGGCCCCTGAATAATGTCTCTGACGTGATCTGGGAAACAGATGAGCTGGTTGCATACCTCAATCCCAATCCCTGGACCTCCGGGTCAACTATTTTGACTCGAAAAATGCTCAGTGGGGCCCATGACATCTTCCATTTGGCTGAACCTGATTTTTTGGTGCTGCTAAATGGGGCGAAATCTGTATCAAATGTTCTATGTAAGCAACTGGGAGTGCAGCGTTGCGCTTTGGTTTTTTATCCCAACCCAAATCAGGCAGCTCAAATTAGACTGCTCCCACTTCATGGCTTAGTGCCGAAGTGGCAGCCGCATCTTGCCAGTCAGGAGGAATTTCACTCTTACCACCCTGGATACTGTTCATCTAAAAGTGGACCTCGTTGGGATGATGAAGCACTGGCCAAGGTTCAAGCCCACATCAGGAAAGGACTACCAACAACAAATGTACCTTCTAACTTTGAATTTTTTGGAGATCTCTCTGATGAAAACCTGTTTAGTCGGATTGTAAAAGGAGAGGAAAAACAGTGGAGAGTATGGGAAGACAGTCAACATGTTGCTTTCCTCACACCATACCCAAACACTCCTGGAATAACTGTGGTGGTGCCACGCAAACCACTGCCCAGTGACATCATGAAGCTGGAAGAAAAAGACTACAAAGCACTCATCTTGGCCACTTATAGAGTTGCCCAACTACTGGCGGAAGGAATGAGAGCTCAAGGTGTTGCACTAATCTTTGAGGGCTTCGAGATCGACTACGCTCACACCAAGCTGATTCCTCTGCTACCTTCCCCCGAAGGTCCAACGATTGTTAGACCACAAGCAGAATTCTTCCCAAAGTACCCTGGCTATGTGTCATCCCTTGATGGTCCACCTGCTGACCTAGATGACCTCAAAACACTGTACTCTAAAATCACTCAGTGCAGGGCTCCACAATCTTGGAAAGACCCTCAGTCACACTCCACATTTGCAATCACCAGCCAGTGGTATCGCAACCTGTTCCAGATACAGAACACTCTTTTCCACAGCACGGTGGAATATTTTAGCCATTCTTGCAAGTACTCTTATGCTCTGACGCCTTTCACTACAGACACTATCTCCTCCCCAATGGGTCTTGGGTCTGACTCAGAGCCAGTTTCCGTTCACCTCTTGGGTCAAGACATCTATCTGGCCGACTCCATGCAATTTGTGCTTGAATACTTCCTCCGCTTCCAGGAGAACCTACAGGGTACCTACTACATCTCTCCCAGCTTTAGAGGAGAAGATCCTGATTCCACACACTTGAATCAATTTTATCATGTGGAGTGTGAACTGTTGGGGGACATGGACCGTGCTATTTCCATCGCTGAGAGATATCTGGCTCATCTCACTAAGTCAATACTCAAGAAACACTCTGAGATAATCCTCCACACTGCAGGGACCCTCACACATGTCACATCCATGCTGAGTAAGTTGGAGGGTGAAACCCCAGTGCCACGGGTTTCTCTTGACCAGGCCATTCCAATGATGCCCTCTGCTGATTGCTTGGAGTGGGTCCAAGACGGCCAGCCCCAGTTTGGAAGAAAGCTTACACGAAAAGGAGAGCGGGTGTTGATAGAAAAATATTGCGGTGTTGTTTGGTTGACTGAGATGGACCATCTAGCGGTTCCCTTCTACCAGGCTTATGTGGAGGGCAGTGGGCGATGCAAAGCCAAGGCTGCAGACCTTCTGCTGGGCTTGGGAGAGACTATTGGTCTTGGTGAACGTCATTCTACCCCTGCATTGGTACAAAAGGCTCTCAGACACCATGCAGTTCCACAGCAGTCCTACAAGTGGTACACTGACATGCGGCAGGTGAAACCACTCCTTACCAGTGGTTGGGGGATGGGCACAGAGCGATACCTGTGTTGGCTGCTCCAGCATGATGACATCAGAGATATACAGATTATTCCAAGACTAAAAGGAATTAAGTATATGCCCTGA
- the LOC133642413 gene encoding uncharacterized protein LOC133642413 isoform X2, producing the protein MVAGLVTGSVYQLSESADVNIVHTDADNVKGSVQPTSLTFSLQGVNTKPSPDLKSKYPVVTFDVSSYPDVFSTLKSQRGLYDAWINFSLQLSLMQTLGKPAVSHMLVTPTHMRHYKHGRCDPTYSATMQSRKLVSVLASSIRPDNTIQYTNSILNLFHVAFLEHKTLIKNTKTGHGVGPHLAALRRALPKDNPLKKFLDRFGCPSVYLTGTDWMEGVECGVGNVYAQDQLAVTYLGKRDKIRIVLNAKGSFSLELVKLQEKLKENLTLVMLLALRYAITCQMGALECLLQQNQTKKVNRAINHCPKSTCNNKTTADSASDMSPDYTLVIHGGAGEGMMMNAQVINVIEFALQTALLLGSEVLQNGGQSLDAVQRSVEALEDCFLFNAGKGSVFNREGKNEMEATIVDGNQMRSGAVACVQSVKNPIKAARCVMEKSSHSLIVGEGAEEFLLGLEKKPQPVTPDYFHTDIRHRELTAKLSVVNPSKNNHPQTVGAVALDSWRGLAAASSTGGLVGKLKGRVGDTAVVGAGIYADNTLAISCSGDGDVFLRHTVAQKIASLYHHKGYSLRQACREVMTENLKNVCAGVIAVDSKGDAVIETNAAVMFVASMIDGISRVEVLRPLNNVSDVIWETDELVAYLNPNPWTSGSTILTRKMLSGAHDIFHLAEPDFLVLLNGAKSVSNVLCKQLGVQRCALVFYPNPNQAAQIRLLPLHGLVPKWQPHLASQEEFHSYHPGYCSSKSGPRWDDEALAKVQAHIRKGLPTTNVPSNFEFFGDLSDENLFSRIVKGEEKQWRVWEDSQHVAFLTPYPNTPGITVVVPRKPLPSDIMKLEEKDYKALILATYRVAQLLAEGMRAQGVALIFEGFEIDYAHTKLIPLLPSPEGPTIVRPQAEFFPKYPGYVSSLDGPPADLDDLKTLYSKITQCRAPQSWKDPQSHSTFAITSQWYRNLFQIQNTLFHSTVEYFSHSCKYSYALTPFTTDTISSPMGLGSDSEPVSVHLLGQDIYLADSMQFVLEYFLRFQENLQGTYYISPSFRGEDPDSTHLNQFYHVECELLGDMDRAISIAERYLAHLTKSILKKHSEIILHTAGTLTHVTSMLSKLEGETPVPRVSLDQAIPMMPSADCLEWVQDGQPQFGRKLTRKGERVLIEKYCGVVWLTEMDHLAVPFYQAYVEGSGRCKAKAADLLLGLGETIGLGERHSTPALVQKALRHHAVPQQSYKWYTDMRQVKPLLTSGWGMGTERYLCWLLQHDDIRDIQIIPRLKGIKYMP; encoded by the coding sequence ATGGTAGCTGGCCTCGTAACTGGCAGCGTGTACCAACTTTCTGAGTCAGCTGACGTAAACATAGTCCACACTGATGCAGATAATGTGAAAGGGTCTGTTCAGCCAACATCGCTTACATTTTCTTTGCAAGGGGTAAACACCAAGCCCAGCCCTGATTTAAAATCCAAATATCCAGTTGTCACTTTTGATGTGTCTTCATATCCGGATGTATTTTCAACTCTCAAAAGCCAAAGAGGCCTCTATGATGCTTGGATCAACTTCTCTTTACAACTTTCCCTGATGCAGACTCTTGGGAAACCCGCTGTCTCTCACATGCTTGTCACTCCTACCCATATGCGCCACTACAAACATGGCCGTTGTGATCCCACCTACTCAGCCACCATGCAGTCCCGGAAGTTAGTCAGTGTCTTGGCATCTAGCATTCGCCCCGACAACACCATCCAATATACAAATAGCATCCTAAATTTGTTCCATGTTGCCTTTTTGGAACACAAGACTCTCATCAAAAACACTAAAACTGGACATGGTGTCGGTCCCCACTTAGCTGCCCTTCGTCGAGCTTTACCAAAGGACAATCCGTTGAAAAAGTTTCTCGACCGCTTTGGTTGTCCGTCTGTGTACCTCACTGGAACCGATTGGATGGAGGGAGTAGAGTGTGGAGTTGGTAATGTTTATGCTCAGGATCAGCTAGCAGTAACTTACCTTGGGAAAAGGGATAAGATTCGTATTGTGCTTAATGCAAAAGGGAGCTTTTCTCTGGAACTGGTCAAGCTGCAGGAGAAGCTGAAGGAGAACTTGACGTTAGTGATGCTTTTAGCGCTCAGATATGCAATCACTTGTCAAATGGGAGCTCTGGAGTGTCTCCTTCAACAAAACCAGACAAAGAAAGTAAACAGAGCGATAAACCACTGTCCAAAGAGCACATGCAACAACAAAACAACGGCTGACTCGGCCTCAGACATGAGTCCAGACTATACGTTGGTGATACATGGAGGTGCTGGAGAGGGGATGATGATGAATGCCCAAGTGATAAATGTCATTGAGTTTGCTCTGCAAACAGCTTTACTCCTTGGATCCGAAGTGCTCCAAAACGGTGGCCAGAGCCTGGATGCAGTTCAGAGGTCAGTGGAAGCTCTAGAAGACTGCTTTCTCTTTAATGCTGGGAAAGGCTCTGTATTCAACAGAGAAGGCAAAAATGAAATGGAGGCAACCATTGTAGATGGCAATCAAATGAGGTCTGGAGCTGTTGCTTGTGTGCAAAGTGTAAAGAATCCAATAAAAGCGGCAAGATGTGTCATGGAAAAAAGCTCACATTCCCTTATTGTGGGAGAAGGTGCTGAGGAGTTCCTGCTAGGCTTGGAGAAGAAGCCTCAACCTGTCACACCTGACTATTTTCACACCGATATCCGCCACAGAGAACTAACTGCAAAGCTCAGTGTTGTAAACCCTTCAAAAAACAATCATCCTCAGACAGTTGGAGCTGTGGCATTAGATTCTTGGCGTGGATTGGCTGCTGCATCGTCAACGGGCGGGCTAGTGGGGAAGCTGAAGGGACGAGTTGGTGACACAGCAGTAGTTGGGGCAGGAATATATGCTGATAACACATTAGCTATTTCCTGTTCTGGAGATGGAGATGTGTTTCTGAGGCACACAGTTGCACAGAAAATCGCCAGCCTCTACCATCACAAAGGCTATAGCCTAAGACAGGCATGTAGAGAAGTAATGACAGAAAACCTAAAAAATGTCTGTGCAGGAGTCATTGCTGTGGACTCTAAAGGGGATGCTGTTATAGAGACAAATGCTGCTGTAATGTTTGTGGCCTCCATGATTGACGGAATATCCAGAGTTGAGGTACTTCGGCCCCTGAATAATGTCTCTGACGTGATCTGGGAAACAGATGAGCTGGTTGCATACCTCAATCCCAATCCCTGGACCTCCGGGTCAACTATTTTGACTCGAAAAATGCTCAGTGGGGCCCATGACATCTTCCATTTGGCTGAACCTGATTTTTTGGTGCTGCTAAATGGGGCGAAATCTGTATCAAATGTTCTATGTAAGCAACTGGGAGTGCAGCGTTGCGCTTTGGTTTTTTATCCCAACCCAAATCAGGCAGCTCAAATTAGACTGCTCCCACTTCATGGCTTAGTGCCGAAGTGGCAGCCGCATCTTGCCAGTCAGGAGGAATTTCACTCTTACCACCCTGGATACTGTTCATCTAAAAGTGGACCTCGTTGGGATGATGAAGCACTGGCCAAGGTTCAAGCCCACATCAGGAAAGGACTACCAACAACAAATGTACCTTCTAACTTTGAATTTTTTGGAGATCTCTCTGATGAAAACCTGTTTAGTCGGATTGTAAAAGGAGAGGAAAAACAGTGGAGAGTATGGGAAGACAGTCAACATGTTGCTTTCCTCACACCATACCCAAACACTCCTGGAATAACTGTGGTGGTGCCACGCAAACCACTGCCCAGTGACATCATGAAGCTGGAAGAAAAAGACTACAAAGCACTCATCTTGGCCACTTATAGAGTTGCCCAACTACTGGCGGAAGGAATGAGAGCTCAAGGTGTTGCACTAATCTTTGAGGGCTTCGAGATCGACTACGCTCACACCAAGCTGATTCCTCTGCTACCTTCCCCCGAAGGTCCAACGATTGTTAGACCACAAGCAGAATTCTTCCCAAAGTACCCTGGCTATGTGTCATCCCTTGATGGTCCACCTGCTGACCTAGATGACCTCAAAACACTGTACTCTAAAATCACTCAGTGCAGGGCTCCACAATCTTGGAAAGACCCTCAGTCACACTCCACATTTGCAATCACCAGCCAGTGGTATCGCAACCTGTTCCAGATACAGAACACTCTTTTCCACAGCACGGTGGAATATTTTAGCCATTCTTGCAAGTACTCTTATGCTCTGACGCCTTTCACTACAGACACTATCTCCTCCCCAATGGGTCTTGGGTCTGACTCAGAGCCAGTTTCCGTTCACCTCTTGGGTCAAGACATCTATCTGGCCGACTCCATGCAATTTGTGCTTGAATACTTCCTCCGCTTCCAGGAGAACCTACAGGGTACCTACTACATCTCTCCCAGCTTTAGAGGAGAAGATCCTGATTCCACACACTTGAATCAATTTTATCATGTGGAGTGTGAACTGTTGGGGGACATGGACCGTGCTATTTCCATCGCTGAGAGATATCTGGCTCATCTCACTAAGTCAATACTCAAGAAACACTCTGAGATAATCCTCCACACTGCAGGGACCCTCACACATGTCACATCCATGCTGAGTAAGTTGGAGGGTGAAACCCCAGTGCCACGGGTTTCTCTTGACCAGGCCATTCCAATGATGCCCTCTGCTGATTGCTTGGAGTGGGTCCAAGACGGCCAGCCCCAGTTTGGAAGAAAGCTTACACGAAAAGGAGAGCGGGTGTTGATAGAAAAATATTGCGGTGTTGTTTGGTTGACTGAGATGGACCATCTAGCGGTTCCCTTCTACCAGGCTTATGTGGAGGGCAGTGGGCGATGCAAAGCCAAGGCTGCAGACCTTCTGCTGGGCTTGGGAGAGACTATTGGTCTTGGTGAACGTCATTCTACCCCTGCATTGGTACAAAAGGCTCTCAGACACCATGCAGTTCCACAGCAGTCCTACAAGTGGTACACTGACATGCGGCAGGTGAAACCACTCCTTACCAGTGGTTGGGGGATGGGCACAGAGCGATACCTGTGTTGGCTGCTCCAGCATGATGACATCAGAGATATACAGATTATTCCAAGACTAAAAGGAATTAAGTATATGCCCTGA